One Misgurnus anguillicaudatus chromosome 22, ASM2758022v2, whole genome shotgun sequence DNA segment encodes these proteins:
- the amer1 gene encoding APC membrane recruitment protein 1: protein METRGSDAVGATGGQQSISATHDPPQPQSPPSVKTRRSAFKFFGGRKSICVLPSFFGGRGKNQSKGSSKSGVTKSQTYDGVSRACWEDLGKGSSEAASGDFEFCSPCDTQKTPEDHGKFQSLPRQRRGLRGLFSSIRRHRKNKNVELEKRETLEMSSSLRAQTVPGNLSSISDRSDNHGDSQGEELVPDVPNQTVDRKCEQPLAAHECTKDPSLVPEKQRSRIETDKRTRGEEEENGEENQNKRQEGLTTYHQPLSAESELDRLAEQNIDINDGELPAVSCTSDSVNMMFGDVSSLKSFDSLTGCGDIIADQDDDSVAESSASAERGSRNAGKRSSCFVTYQGGGEEMATPDEVDTDYLQSLWESETSNEVCYLPSDRGSDSLSLTPDQQISSILAHSNSSTLGVTETALTPAELLSPQSDRQESVPNSDEGYYDSTTPGMEDENRERPHQERLPRDSYSGDALYELFEPDDHLLSPGLPTKDGHPFVGDKSPTNPVYALASTAPETGSMETEEERLSKIQHALLCCELQNLRSPSKDQLLFHTDCFYDDSSLTEANFKTSAEVISQRYPQSPQRSQALKDKPVNRGQIQDSGFSPRVPDTPRSQQSAVYNEHQPEDQRFSVPTRGHSQTQEELMVCFSQALVDFTKNSRLYCNSTESLDGSESSSPFGPSLSALPAIVTFDVVDMENEGECEHQTELVEEEEVLASPYEPFEDDGCYLQQDAFAECDQRTFDAYEQSLLLSNAWGIASLPRHLSLGRPCPPVPAPLALNRRSRSLDTDSLEFQTSEIYTTATTYDSKGTSFLKHRTADCNDMALPRQPCRVTGDGWRRAYGWGNSSSQHPNSKLPHVSQSALRPSHLPLQNNCRLDGVTRVEGEGEILFGGGDALYPCSYPPAGAHWKNRPVGVTLGVPHPRSDQSTEQREITVKNRRAELDGGFATAPPKQ from the coding sequence ATGGAGACCAGAGGAAGTGATGCTGTTGGTGCAACAGGAGGGCAACAATCAATCTCTGCTACCCATGATCCTCCACAACCTCAGTCACCCCCCTCTGTAAAAACACGGAGGTCCGCTTTCAAGTTTTTTGGTGGTCGGAAGAGCATTTGTGTTCTTCCGAGCTTTTTTGGTGGCCGTGGCAAAAATCAAAGCAAGGGGTCATCTAAATCAGGGGTAACAAAGAGCCAAACATATGATGGGGTAAGCAGAGCATGCTGGGAAGATTTGGGCAAAGGCAGCAGTGAAGCAGCTTCAGGAGACTTTGAGTTCTGCAGCCCTTGTGACACTCAGAAAACACCAGAGGACCATGGGAAGTTTCAGTCACTACCAAGACAGCGGAGGGGTCTTCGTGGTCTGTTTAGCAGCATACGAAGACACaggaaaaacaaaaatgttgaaCTGGAGAAACGCGAGACACTTGAAATGTCCTCGAGCCTTCGTGCCCAAACAGTGCCTGGTAACCTGTCAAGCATCAGTGACCGTAGCGATAACCATGGCGATAGTCAGGGCGAAGAGTTGGTGCCAGATGTGCCTAATCAAACCGTAGACCGTAAATGTGAACAGCCATTGGCTGCCCATGAATGTACAAAAGATCCATCGCTAGTGCCTGAGAAACAGAGAAGCAGGATAGAGACTGATAAGAGGACGAGAGGAGAAGAAGAGGAGAATGGAGAAGAGAACCAAAATAAGAGACAGGAAGGGTTGACTACATATCATCAGCCCTTGTCTGCAGAGTCTGAACTGGATCGATTGGCTGAGCAAAATATTGACATAAACGATGGAGAGCTTCCTGCTGTATCCTGCACATCTGACAGTGTGAACATGATGTTTGGGGACGTTTCATCATTGAAGAGCTTTGATTCGCTGACAGGTTGTGGAGACATCATTGCAGACCAGGACGATGACAGTGTCGCAGAAAGTTCGGCGTCTGCTGAAAGAGGCAGCCGAAATGCAGGAAAAAGGAGCTCCTGTTTTGTCACATATCAAGGAGGAGGGGAAGAGATGGCAACACCTGATGAGGTAGACACTGATTACCTGCAGAGCTTATGGGAATCTGAAACTAGTAATGAAGTCTGCTACCTACCCTCAGACCGAGGCTCGGATAGCCTTTCACTCACTCCTGATCAGCAAATCAGCTCTATACTTGCACATTCCAACAGCAGCACACTGGGAGTCACGGAAACAGCCCTTACCCCTGCTGAACTTTTAAGCCCACAGAGCGATCGGCAAGAATCTGTGCCCAACAGCGATGAAGGATACTACGACTCCACCACGCCAGGAATGGAGGACGAGAATAGGGAACGTCCACACCAGGAAAGGCTTCCAAGGGACAGCTACAGTGGCGATGCCCTTTATGAACTTTTTGAACCTGATGATCACTTGCTGAGTCCTGGTCTTCCAACCAAGGATGGCCATCCATTTGTTGGCGATAAGAGTCCAACAAACCCTGTTTATGCCTTGGCATCCACTGCCCCAGAGACAGGCTCCATGGAGACGGAGGAGGAGCGGCTGAGCAAGATCCAGCATGCCCTTCTGTGCTGTGAGCTTCAAAATCTCAGAAGCCCATCTAAAGATCAGCTTCTGTTTCATACTGACTGCTTCTACGATGATTCAAGCCTTACTGAAGCCAATTTTAAGACGTCCGCAGAAGTTATTAGTCAGCGTTATCCCCAGTCACCACAGAGATCCCAGGCTTTAAAAGACAAACCTGTCAACAGGGGTCAAATACAGGATTCAGGGTTTAGCCCACGTGTCCCAGATACACCCAGATCGCAGCAGTCAGCAGTATACAACGAGCATCAACCTGAGGATCAACGTTTTTCAGTACCCACCAGAGGCCACAGCCAGACTCAGGAAGAGCTGATGGTCTGTTTTTCCCAAGCGCTGGTAGATTTTACTAAGAACTCCCGGCTTTACTGTAACTCAACCGAGAGTCTTGACGGCTCCGAGTCGAGTTCTCCTTTCGGCCCGAGTCTGAGTGCCCTGCCTGCAATTGTCACATTCGATGTGGTCGACATGGAGAACGAGGGTGAATGTGAGCACCAGACCGAGCTTGTTGAGGAAGAGGAGGTGTTGGCGTCCCCTTACGAGCCTTTTGAGGACGATGGCTGTTATTTGCAGCAGGATGCCTTTGCGGAGTGTGACCAACGTACTTTTGATGCCTACGAACAGAGTCTGTTGCTCAGTAATGCATGGGGCATTGCAAGCCTTCCACGGCATCTCAGTTTGGGTCGGCCTTGTCCACCGGTCCCTGCTCCGTTAGCACTAAATCGGCGTAGCCGCTCTCTTGACACAGACAGTCTGGAATTTCAAACTAGTGAGATTTACACAACCGCAACTACTTATGACTCAAAGGGAACTTCATTTTTAAAGCACAGGACTGCGGACTGCAATGACATGGCATTACCACGACAACCCTGCAGAGTTACTGGGGACGGTTGGAGGCGGGCTTACGGTTGGGGCAACAGCTCCTCCCAGCACCCTAACTCGAAGTTGCCGCATGTGAGCCAATCGGCTCTCAGACCTTCACATCTCCCCCTACAAAACAACTGCCGCCTTGATGGTGTCACTCGAGTGGAAGGCGAGGGGGAGATTTTATTTGGTGGAGGGGATGCGCTTTACCCCTGCAGTTACCCTCCTGCAGGCGCGCATTGGAAGAATCGACCTGTTGGGGTCACTCTGGGTGTGCCGCATCCTCGATCGGACCAATCAACAGAGCAGAGAGAAATTACAGTGAAAAACAGGAGGGCGGAGCTTGACGGGGGCTTTGCCACTGCACCGCCTAAACAATAA